In the genome of Hevea brasiliensis isolate MT/VB/25A 57/8 chromosome 14, ASM3005281v1, whole genome shotgun sequence, the window TTGTTGCAAAAATATAGTGCAAAAGATTGGAACTGAATATGCTCTCATGGAGTACATGAGGAACGGGGTATAACAATCCATTCTTCATTTGTTTATAGCATTGTCCTTGGCCATCAGAAACATAAGCAAACATTAAAAATTGAAAACAATTTCAATGCAGTCTCTTATGTTGAGAAACTTTGGCCGCTGGGATTATTTTTGCTGCGCATTCCTGTTATCCAGTGAAATCTTTTAATTTTGTCTGTCACTGTGGATGTGTTGTCATGCTTTTCCTTCatgcctttcttcttcttctagctATATCTAAAACATTGTGATCATTTGAAATTTGTTGATGTGAGCTGAAGAGATCAAGATATAGGATTACATCAACCTTTCTGTTTCACGTGGTTCTTAGAAGTCCATGGATTATTATTTTTTGTAAACAGCTGGGGCTTTGTTGgaaaacaaaattaatattagttCTGAACTTCTCAGATTTTTGGATCCATTTTTGGAGTTGCTGCCGGATTTGTTGTTGGTAAGGAAGGACCTATGGTGCACACTGGTGCTTGCATTGCCTCCTTGCTTGGACAGGGTGGTTCTCGTAAGTACCATTTAACTTGGAAGTGGCTGAGATATTTCAAAAATGACCGGGACCGTAGAGACTTGGTTACTTGTGGTGCTGCTGCTGGTGTGGCAGCTGCTTTTCGTGCTCCTGTTGGTGGTGTTCTTTTTGCCCTTGAAGAAGCTGCTTCATGGTATCTATTTTTCTGTCCTCACCCGTTTTTCCTTCCTTGAATCAGAGCAGCAGCTTCTGTGTCTACTTAAAACTGTTATAGTTGCTTCTACGTTTCACTAAGTTTCAGAAGTACAGAGTCATACGTTAAATTGCAATCTAATTTAAAAATGTTGCATCTGTATTTATGATTTGAATGACATGCTTAAAGAAGTATGGAGTCTGGACTTGTTCAGAATGCAAGGGATGGTGGCTATCTTCAGGTGGTTAATCGTTTTTAGCGCTAAGAACATATGGAATTGTGTTGCAAGTAAACAGAAATTTCAGTTCTGAATCCATTACCTGTTTCATGATTAGAAACTTGTTATGTTAATAAAATTTTGAGCATTTCCTTCCTGTTCTAACTTGAATGGCATTGTGCCATTTTCTCATGTAATTCAGGTGGAGAAGTGCTCTTCTTTGGAGGACTTTCTTTACAACTGCTGTTGTTGCAGTGGTGTTGAGAGGCTTCATAGAATTTTGCCGGACTGGAGAATGCGGATTATTTGGGCAAGGAGGTCTGATTATGTTTGATGTAAGTTCAGCAAAAGCCACTTACAACACAGCTGATCTTCTGGCAGTTGTATTCCTTGGAGTGTTGGGGGGAATTTTGGGAAGCTTTTACAATTACTGCATTGACAAGGTCCTCCGCACTTATAGCATCATCAATGAGTATGCCCCAAAAAGTTTTTTCTTTTAATGCTTTTTATGTTTATTACTATGTTACTATTAAGCACCATTAATATTTTCACAGAGCACTTTTGGAATTATTTTATTATGCATAGGTGAATAATTTGCAGACTGAGTTTATCACAAATGTTGCAGTATAATTTGAATCATCAATGAAACTGGTTGATTCAGAATGAAATTTTTTTTCAAGTGCTCATATGAATCTATGTCTGAATATGCAAAATTCTCTCTAGTTTTTCTCATGTTTATTTTTTGAATGACTTACAGGAGGGGTCCTTCGTTCAAGATCCTGCTTGTGATCATCATTTCCTTTTTGACCTCATGTTGCTCTTATGGCCTCCCATGGCTCGCACCATGCATTCCCTGTCCCACTCACCTGTCAGAGATATGCCCCACTGAAGGTCGTTctggaaactacaagaatttccaGTGTCCACCAAACTACTACAATGACCTTGCTTCCCTTTTTTTCAACACCAATGACGATGCGATACGCAATTTGTTAACATCAAGCACTGAAAAGAAATTTAAGCTCGCACCCCTTCTGGTTTTCTTTGTTGCTACTTATGGCCTTGGCATAATTACTTATGGCATTGCTATTCCTTCTGGACTTTTCATCCCTGTCATTCTTGCTGGGGCCTCTTATGGTCGCCTCGTTGGAAACCTGCTTGGTCCCCTCTCAAGTCTTGATGTTGCTCTTTTTGCCTTGCTTGGAGCTGCCTCTTTCCTTGGGGGCACCATGAGGATGACAGTTTCTCTCTGTGTCATACTTCTTGAACTCACTAATGATCTGTTGATGCTTCCATTGATGATGCTCGTTCTCCTCATTTCAAAAACTGTAGCAGACTGTTTCAACAGGGGTGTTTATGATCAAATAGTGAAGCTGAAAGGATTACCTTACATGGAAGCTCATGCAGAACCATATATGAGGAATTTAGTTGCAAGTGATGTTGTATCTGGCCCGTTAATTGCATTTTCTGGGGTAGAAAGGGTAGGGAACATATTACATGCTTTGAAAATAACAGGCCACAATGGATTCCCTGTGATTGATGAGCCACCTTTCACAGAAGCTCCAGAGCTATGTGGACTTGTTCTAAGGTCTCACCTGCTTGTGTTGCTCAAGGAAAAGAAGTTTACCAAGGAGAGGGGGATGACAGGATCAGGCATTTTGAGTATGTTTAAAGCACATGATTTTGCAAAGGCAGGTTCAGGCAAGGGGGTCAAGCTCGAGGATTTGGAATTTTCAGAGGAGGATATGGAGATGTATGTGGATCTCCATCCCATTACTAATACATCTCCGTACACTGTGGTTGAAACCATGTCTCTAGCTAAAGCTGCTGTTCTCTTCCGGGAGCTTGGCCTGAGACACTTGTGTGTGGTACCTAAGACACCAGGGGTAAGACTCACTCATTCTGCTTATATCCATTTTCGTTGCTAATAATTTCAgggttttaaatattttattgtttCTGATTGGCCTAATAACAAAAAACACAAATTCAAACCTTTTTAAGAAATTGCATTTTAATCTAGTGGCTTTAGTTTTGGCAATTTGGGTATAGAGATACAATCTATACGACAGACTCCAATTAATTTGGGATTAAAACTTAgggcctgtttggattaactgttaaatacaactgatagctattagctgatagctgttactgttagctgatagctgataactgatagctgatgatagctgttttattttaagtgtttgataaaattatatttagctgttgctgttaacatgtgaaatgactaataagggtatatatcatataatttattttattatttaaataaatataaaattataaatttattacattatattatttattttattattaaattaaatatataattattaaattaatatattatattatttaaataaatatataattattaatcttttatattatatcatttattttattattgaaataagaaaataattattttttaagataattaaataattttaaaaatatagataaaataataaaataattattattgttaatagaaaattttataattaattttaagtttttggatataaataaatattttatattttatgttattaataaaaaatattttaacaagttgaaatacattaattaaaatattaaaattacaaataaaaaaataaaaatattaataatattaattttgaaattaaataaaaaaggataatatggtcaaaataaaaaataaaatcagattAGCTATCGGCTGATGAGAAACagttctaaaaatagagctgaaacaaactgcagctgatgggtatcatatcagttgcccatcaactatcagctctatttttttaaacttgCCAAACATCACAATTTATCTATTTGGATGCCTATCAGTTATCAACTGCACccaacagttaaaccaaacacCCTCTTAGTTGTTGTTACTTTTGCTTAAATTAGTTACAATTTTATCCTTAAGGTGAAATTGATTTGGGGGAAGTATGCCAatgaaataatataatattaaatgatGAGTTTCATGTGATATgtgattaaataataataataataattaaggtTGGCTTCTTTAACTTTGGTTAACCAATATTAACCATGGTTAAAGtacattaaatgaataaaaaaatggGCTAAACACATCATCACACACCTATGTTATTTTTGTAATTAGACCTTCTTGTATTATAGAATTATGAAAACACTAAtgctgaagaactatttttccctttttttttttttttttcccaattgCAGAGGCCTCCAATTGTTGGAATCCTTACCAGGCATGATTTCGTGCCAGAGCACATATTAGGCCTCTACCCGCATATGAAACCCCACAAGTAAAGAAAGCAAAGAGTAATTAGATCAATTGCTGCCTTCTCCATTATTTGTTATTGTGCCATTATCAAAATGCTATTTACTTTGTCGTTGCCCATTTCAAATTCTGGAGTTCTTTTGGATGCACCATAATGTATTTGCTGcatattagttagtcaaattttATTCCTTCGCAAAAACTGTGTATTTATATCATCAATTTTGGGTTATTTGGTTTGACTAGATTACGGCTCTTATAATTTTAGAGGTGACTTCAGTACCACTGAGTTAAAGCTCATTGTGAgaataacaacaataataataataataataataataataatttattaatagctatcaatttaaagaaaattagtCATTAATATATGATTTTACATTCTTAAAATTAATACATGTTGtaatttatgtaattaattaataaaaacatgaTAATTATTTTTGTTGTAATATTGATTATCATTCAATTAtcataattattgttattatttaaaATGAAAGTAATTTAGCTTAATACTATAATTACagctaaaatttataaaatatataactatatttatttaattaaatttcaatactttcaaaattatttatttattgatcatcgtgatgaaatttttatatttgttaatctttttcatttgttttttctTATGAATGATGATATATCTAAAGTATGTAAATTAACTAATTTTAttgaatatataaatattaaaagtaaAGCATTAAAGTGAAAGTAGTATAGTTATTGATaatcaaattataaaaaaatagtaaataattttaataaaaagtaaaacaataaaatttaaattagatatatagaaagttaatttttattgaatttttgcaTAGTATAAATATTTAGTTAGATAtattgtaaaaattaaaatatatcattATTATTGACTTACtatcttaatttttattatttaaattaattcattatttcatggtcAATGTTTTCAAAGACTGTTAACTTAACACATGACACAAATCTCTAGGCTAAGATTTGGTCAATATTAATTCGATTACTTTATGATTTAGACAACTACCATGACATGGTGATTAAATCATatatcaaaaataatttaattactttTATTGTTGAAAATTTTCGATCCTCATATCTTTTCAAAACTATCCATGCAaagtccatatatatatatatagaaatttaaaaataatatatagggtatacaaatttttttataattttataaatattaatataaaaaaaatacatataacgTCTAACTAATTTGATATTAATTATGGTGGCTGTCACGCTCATCAATTCCACCAGATTATTTTGGCTTTCATCATTTATTGATGTTGTCTCTTATAACGTGTCAAATTTGCTTTCAACTCAAATTGACAAGTAATATGCCTTACCTACCATATCAAATCAAGCTAAGCATACTTTTTCaaattattagttttttttttttgaaaataatattaatattattaatgatgataatatttaaatatttttatctcaaattattttatatttttaatatgtatttttattctattattataatttgttataataatttcttatttttataacaattaacaataaattaaaattatgtgtatatattaaatTGTAATTCTAGGCACGTTATCCTACGTGAATCAGGGTTACGTGTTAGCGGTTCATAGGTAGATGTATATGTCCACGGTCTACCTATGAATGGAAGTTGGTCTACTAATTGTTAGTTATCAGCTTCCACATGTCTTATTGATAGTGGACAGCTGGGCCACTACTCGTTATCACTGTTGATAGTGGACTGTTTCTCaccaaattaataaattgaaaagaTTCAATACCACCACAAAATTAATAAAGgggaatttataatttaaataaagggtaatttacaatttaatttttaaattttatcttttattatattttaattttttaaattttaaaaaattaattatttaatattaaattttattactttttaatttttaaattttaaaaaataaattatttaatccttttaattttgatatataaaataatttaatccttataattttaatatttataataattttatccaTTAAAGAATTATTAAATCatcttatatattaaaattatagaaattAAAGTATAATATAGTCTAAAATTCAG includes:
- the LOC110637811 gene encoding chloride channel protein CLC-c; this translates as MDRGREVKMDHSREGSDIEIEGSFGGNTEDKEFSSLREPLLRNRKNNTSQIAIVGANVCPIESLDYEIVENELFKQDWRSRKKVEICQYIFLKWTFALLIGLGTGLVGFFNNLAVENIAGFKLLLTNSLMLKDKYYLAFALYAGCNLILAIAAAVLCAYVAPAAAGSGIPEVKAYLNGVDAPSILAPTTLFVKIFGSIFGVAAGFVVGKEGPMVHTGACIASLLGQGGSRKYHLTWKWLRYFKNDRDRRDLVTCGAAAGVAAAFRAPVGGVLFALEEAASWWRSALLWRTFFTTAVVAVVLRGFIEFCRTGECGLFGQGGLIMFDVSSAKATYNTADLLAVVFLGVLGGILGSFYNYCIDKVLRTYSIINERGPSFKILLVIIISFLTSCCSYGLPWLAPCIPCPTHLSEICPTEGRSGNYKNFQCPPNYYNDLASLFFNTNDDAIRNLLTSSTEKKFKLAPLLVFFVATYGLGIITYGIAIPSGLFIPVILAGASYGRLVGNLLGPLSSLDVALFALLGAASFLGGTMRMTVSLCVILLELTNDLLMLPLMMLVLLISKTVADCFNRGVYDQIVKLKGLPYMEAHAEPYMRNLVASDVVSGPLIAFSGVERVGNILHALKITGHNGFPVIDEPPFTEAPELCGLVLRSHLLVLLKEKKFTKERGMTGSGILSMFKAHDFAKAGSGKGVKLEDLEFSEEDMEMYVDLHPITNTSPYTVVETMSLAKAAVLFRELGLRHLCVVPKTPGRPPIVGILTRHDFVPEHILGLYPHMKPHK